In Pangasianodon hypophthalmus isolate fPanHyp1 chromosome 1, fPanHyp1.pri, whole genome shotgun sequence, the genomic window aagacatggtttggcaaGTTTGgcgtggaagaacttgagtggcctgcacagaccaatgacctcaatcccacttaACTGGAATTCTGACTGTGTCCTAGGCCTCctcatctgacatcagtgcctgacctcactagtgctcttgtggctgaatggccaaatccccacagctaccCAAAagtgtggaaagccttcccagaagagtgggtTTATTGTAAGAGCAAAGGGGTTTAAAGGACattaaaagatgtttaaaaggcacatatgtgtgtgtgtgtatatatatatatatatatatatatatatgcacatatatgtgtgtgtatatatatatatatatatatatatatatatatatgtatatatatatatacatatatatataactccCCTGGCGTTTTTTGCATGTGTCTTAAATGAAAAGACGCATTCTGAAACGTTTATGGCCCTTTTGGCGTTCCATAGCCACTCATCATTAGGCCTGGTGCTGCGTCCCTCTTCGGAGTGGAAGAGCACAGTTTCTTTCCCTTCTTCTAAATTTAGCGGTGACTGACGCGAGAAATGGTTCATCGATGACGGCGGGAAGAGCAAGGCCCCGGAAATGCGCCCCACAACTCTGCTACTGTGAATGACGGAAAGTATTTTTAGCAGGTGTTGTCATCTTGCGTTAACGCGTAGTATAAAGGGAAGACGCCCAAAATGCAGTTGTACAGCAGCGCGCTAACACACTACCCCTGCTCGTCGCGAAAATTTAAAGTGACTGTTACGGCGAGTTGCGGCAACACAGAGTTCGAATCGAGTTTTAACGCCGTTAAGGAAACCAGCGCAGAAAGTTCAGGCAGGGAGAACTGGACAGACGCGAACATGCCTGCGTTTTCGTGCTACGAGGCCTCAGTGAGACCCGTTTTCTATACGTCCAAAGCGGAGATTGTTATCACAAGGCCGGATGGTGTGGAGAAATGTGTCCCTATTCAGATCATGAAGGATCTGCACACAACCCGCGATGCTGTAAATACATATAGAGTTCCGTGTAAAGAGTGCAAGATTGATCTGTCAGATGGCGATTTGAGCAGTGACCTTCCTAAGCAGAGAAGGAGCAGTTCGGACATTTTAAAGGATAACAGTGAGATAATTGAGAGCAACTCACTCAATTTCCATAGCTTGTTAAGAAGAAATGATTGTAGAGTGCATAATGAAGAACTGCTAGTGTATGTCCCTGAGGAGgctgaaaatacaaaatgtttttcacagAGCATTCCATTCACTTGCAAATGGGAAAACTCCTCTGAAGTATTCAAAAACCAAAGTAACCTGCAGTGTCGGCAGAAGGATGAAGATGAAATGTCAGAGGACCCAGTGTTGCAGCTGCATGTGCTCCAGGAGCCTGCAAGCAGGAGTGACCTCAATGAGAAGGTTAGCCAGTACCTGGCTGAGGTGGAGAAACAGAACAAATACCTCCAGGAGAGAAAGAAGTACCGTTTTCACATCATCCCAGATGGAAATTGCCTCTACCGGGCAGTGTCAAAAGCAGCGTATGGTgagcagtcaatgcacagtgAGCTAAGAGAGCATACAGTGCATCACATTGCTGACCACCTGGATGAGTTCAGTCCTATTATTGAAGGTGATGTGGGTGAATTTCTAATCAATGCCGCACAGGATGGTGCCTGGGCTGGCTACCCTGAGCTACTGGCCATGAGCCAAATGCTGAATGTAAACATCTACCTGACCACAGGAGGCAGTCTAGCAAGTCCCACTGTCTCCACCATGATACACTATCTGGGTGAGGAGGACTTGACAAAACCAGCCATCTGGTTGAGTTGGCTGAGTAATGGTCATTACGATGTGCTGCTGGACTGCTGCCTGCCCAACCCAGAGTATGATGACTGGTGCCTGCACACACAGGTGCAACGAAAACGTGATGAGGAGCTTGCCAAGTCCATGGCAGCTACTCTGTCCAAAATGTACATAGAGAAGAATGGACTTcagtaaccttttttttttgtagaattttgTAATTTGTACAACGCATTGCTGGTTCCATggtgttttgattttaaaaactgaTGGCTCAAATGACCTAAATCTTTAGAAAATAGCTGTCTAAgtagatatttttatatagttAGCTATATAGTACTTTTTGGAAAAGGCTTTGCAGGCTATTTATTTCCAAGTACAACATAAAATTGCCATGGCACCTTTTTTTGTAAACCAAAGTTTGGTTATGGGGCTATTGCCAGAAATGTTG contains:
- the LOC113526425 gene encoding OTU domain-containing protein 1 — translated: MQLYSSALTHYPCSSRKFKVTVTASCGNTEFESSFNAVKETSAESSGRENWTDANMPAFSCYEASVRPVFYTSKAEIVITRPDGVEKCVPIQIMKDLHTTRDAVNTYRVPCKECKIDLSDGDLSSDLPKQRRSSSDILKDNSEIIESNSLNFHSLLRRNDCRVHNEELLVYVPEEAENTKCFSQSIPFTCKWENSSEVFKNQSNLQCRQKDEDEMSEDPVLQLHVLQEPASRSDLNEKVSQYLAEVEKQNKYLQERKKYRFHIIPDGNCLYRAVSKAAYGEQSMHSELREHTVHHIADHLDEFSPIIEGDVGEFLINAAQDGAWAGYPELLAMSQMLNVNIYLTTGGSLASPTVSTMIHYLGEEDLTKPAIWLSWLSNGHYDVLLDCCLPNPEYDDWCLHTQVQRKRDEELAKSMAATLSKMYIEKNGLQ